In the genome of Massilibacillus massiliensis, one region contains:
- the hemL gene encoding glutamate-1-semialdehyde 2,1-aminomutase: protein MTLHLEKSIEAFAEAKKYIPGGVNSPVRSFKSVDANPPFIAKAKGSKIYDIDGNAYIDYVGSWGPMIIGHAHDEVIKAISRAAELGTSYGAPTLLETELAKLVQKIMPSMELIRMVNSGTEATMSALRLARGFTGREKIVKFEGCYHGHHDSLLVKAGSGAATFGVPDSPGVPKGVANNTITVPYNDVDAIRAVFEKSGEEIAAVIIEPVAGNMGLVLPKQGYLRELRKITEAHGALLIFDEVMCGFRASLGGAQAAYGIKPDLTCLGKIIGGGLPVGAYGGRRDIMEQISPAGPVYQAGTLSGNPLAMTAGITTLSIISEIPEQGQPDYSRVLTLKTKKLTLGMEAAAKKAGLTLQFHQAGSMFGLFFTDQPVYDYETAKKSDLTAFKIYFKSMLEQGIYLAPSQFETAFMSGAHTDEDIEKTIAASAVAFAKVAASK from the coding sequence ATGACTTTGCATTTAGAAAAATCAATAGAAGCATTTGCCGAAGCAAAAAAGTATATTCCCGGTGGTGTGAATAGTCCAGTTCGTTCGTTTAAAAGTGTGGATGCAAATCCACCGTTTATTGCGAAAGCGAAAGGCAGTAAGATTTATGATATCGACGGGAATGCGTATATTGATTATGTAGGCTCTTGGGGGCCTATGATCATCGGACATGCCCATGATGAAGTGATCAAAGCGATTTCTCGCGCAGCCGAGCTTGGCACAAGTTATGGTGCACCGACTTTGCTCGAGACAGAACTTGCAAAATTGGTGCAAAAGATTATGCCATCGATGGAATTGATTCGCATGGTGAATTCGGGAACAGAAGCAACGATGAGTGCGCTTCGTTTGGCACGCGGTTTTACCGGACGTGAAAAAATTGTCAAATTTGAAGGCTGTTATCACGGCCATCACGATAGTTTATTGGTAAAAGCGGGTTCTGGTGCCGCTACGTTCGGTGTGCCCGACAGCCCAGGCGTGCCAAAAGGTGTTGCCAATAATACGATCACTGTCCCATATAATGATGTTGACGCGATTCGGGCAGTATTTGAAAAATCCGGTGAGGAAATTGCTGCGGTGATTATCGAACCAGTTGCCGGGAACATGGGATTGGTTCTGCCGAAACAAGGGTATCTGCGTGAACTTAGAAAGATTACAGAAGCACATGGTGCATTGTTGATTTTTGATGAAGTGATGTGCGGGTTCAGAGCTTCTTTAGGTGGTGCACAGGCTGCTTATGGAATAAAACCGGATTTAACTTGTCTCGGTAAAATCATTGGCGGTGGACTTCCGGTAGGCGCTTATGGTGGCAGACGGGACATCATGGAGCAAATTTCACCGGCAGGACCGGTTTATCAAGCCGGCACTTTAAGCGGAAATCCACTTGCGATGACGGCTGGGATTACAACTTTAAGTATCATTAGTGAAATTCCAGAGCAAGGACAGCCGGATTATAGCCGCGTGCTTACGCTTAAAACGAAAAAATTAACGCTAGGTATGGAAGCAGCAGCGAAAAAAGCCGGGCTTACGCTCCAATTTCATCAAGCAGGTTCGATGTTTGGTTTATTCTTTACCGATCAGCCTGTTTATGATTATGAAACAGCAAAAAAATCAGATTTGACAGCGTTTAAAATCTATTTTAAATCGATGTTGGAACAAGGTATTTACCTTGCACCATCGCAGTTTGAAACTGCGTTTATGTCCGGTGCGCATACGGATGAGGATATTGAGAAAACCATTGCTGCAAGTGCGGTAGCATTTGCAAAGGTTGCCGCATCTAAATAG
- the hemB gene encoding porphobilinogen synthase, which yields MIKQKLRPRRMRISEGVRSLVCETILTAKDFVYPIFVVAGEKVREEIPSLPGCYHLSVDEAVKVAKEAYELGIPAVEIFGLPEYKDEIGSSAWDMNSPVQKAMKAIKAVLPELVIIGDVCLCQYTSHGHCGQLQDQYVDNDATLTLLAKVAVSQAQAGADIIAPSDMMDGRVAAIREALDESGYQNVSIMSYTVKYASAYYGPFRDAAHSTPQFGDRRSYQMDPANAREALKEVELDLAEGADMIMVKPALSYLDIVHQVREMTHLPVAVYNVSGEYAMVKAAAANGWIDEKRIVLETLTSMKRAGADIIITYHALDAARWLTEK from the coding sequence ATGATTAAGCAAAAATTAAGACCACGTCGTATGCGTATTTCTGAAGGTGTACGCAGTTTAGTCTGTGAAACGATCCTTACGGCAAAAGATTTTGTCTACCCAATTTTTGTCGTAGCTGGTGAAAAAGTAAGAGAAGAAATTCCTAGTTTGCCGGGATGTTACCATCTATCGGTGGATGAAGCGGTGAAAGTGGCAAAGGAAGCCTATGAACTTGGTATTCCTGCTGTTGAGATCTTTGGATTACCGGAATATAAAGATGAAATTGGGTCGAGTGCCTGGGATATGAACAGTCCAGTACAAAAGGCGATGAAAGCGATCAAAGCTGTATTGCCAGAACTTGTGATTATCGGTGATGTTTGCCTTTGTCAATATACATCGCACGGTCATTGCGGGCAATTGCAGGATCAATATGTTGACAATGATGCGACGCTTACCTTATTGGCAAAGGTGGCTGTCAGTCAAGCACAGGCAGGTGCGGATATCATTGCGCCTTCTGATATGATGGATGGGCGTGTTGCAGCGATTCGTGAGGCGTTAGATGAGTCCGGGTATCAAAATGTGTCAATTATGTCTTATACGGTAAAATATGCGTCGGCATATTATGGCCCGTTTAGAGATGCCGCACATTCTACGCCGCAGTTTGGCGATCGCCGTTCTTATCAAATGGATCCGGCCAACGCACGTGAAGCATTAAAAGAAGTAGAACTCGATCTTGCTGAAGGTGCGGATATGATTATGGTAAAACCGGCGCTATCTTATTTGGATATCGTGCATCAAGTACGGGAAATGACGCATCTACCTGTTGCTGTTTATAATGTAAGCGGTGAATACGCAATGGTAAAAGCAGCGGCCGCAAATGGCTGGATTGATGAAAAGCGGATTGTGCTGGAAACTTTGACGAGTATGAAGCGTGCAGGCGCAGATATTATTATCACGTATCATGCATTAGATGCTGCGCGGTGGTTAACGGAAAAATAA
- the cobA gene encoding uroporphyrinogen-III C-methyltransferase: MAGKVYLVGAGPGDYKLISVKAWEYIQEADTIVYDRLADDRLLRYARKDVELIYVGKASSQHTMRQEDINQLLVDKAKEGKTVVRLKGGDPFVFGRGGEEALLLLENHLPFEVVPGITSAISVPAYAGIPVTHRAVATSFAVVTGHEDPTKGKSNMRWDKLSTGVDTLVFLMGVENLPHITQKLIENGRSADTPAAVIRWGTKPEQRVLVTTVGEAAADVLQHGMKPPAIFIVGDVVNLREKLAWFDNKPLFGKNILVTRAREQASVLTNKLEALGANCIEAPAIKIVEPESYEGIDAAIAKITSYQWLIFTSTNGVDHFFKRLRKKGLDSRALANAKIAAIGVSTADQLERYGIKADCIPVQFRAEGIIEILKDEITAGMKILIPRAAEAREILPEKLREMGAVVDVAHVYQTVIGEVDSQHLLEKLQADEIDLVTFTSSSTVKNLLDVLGETGKACIVKTKTACIGPITAKTCFDNGIEPTVVAEDYTITGLVDSIEKLFQ, translated from the coding sequence ATGGCAGGTAAAGTATATTTGGTAGGAGCAGGCCCGGGAGATTATAAACTCATTAGTGTAAAAGCCTGGGAGTACATACAAGAGGCGGATACAATCGTTTATGATCGTTTGGCAGATGACAGATTGCTGCGTTATGCGCGCAAGGATGTAGAACTGATTTACGTGGGCAAGGCTTCGAGTCAGCATACGATGCGGCAGGAAGACATCAATCAATTATTAGTGGATAAAGCAAAAGAAGGTAAGACCGTAGTGCGTCTAAAAGGCGGCGATCCATTCGTTTTTGGCCGCGGCGGAGAGGAAGCGCTTTTATTATTAGAAAATCATCTGCCATTTGAGGTTGTTCCGGGGATTACTTCAGCGATTTCTGTACCGGCCTATGCGGGCATTCCGGTCACGCATCGTGCTGTGGCTACATCTTTTGCCGTTGTTACGGGACATGAAGACCCGACAAAAGGAAAATCCAACATGCGGTGGGATAAACTTTCGACTGGCGTAGATACGCTGGTATTTTTAATGGGGGTAGAAAACTTACCTCACATTACGCAAAAGTTAATTGAAAATGGACGCTCTGCTGACACGCCGGCGGCCGTGATTCGCTGGGGGACAAAACCGGAGCAGCGTGTTTTAGTGACAACGGTAGGCGAGGCGGCCGCAGATGTTTTACAACACGGTATGAAACCGCCTGCGATCTTTATTGTCGGCGATGTGGTAAACTTGCGCGAAAAACTTGCTTGGTTTGATAATAAGCCATTATTCGGAAAGAATATACTGGTTACACGGGCAAGAGAGCAAGCAAGCGTGCTTACGAACAAATTAGAAGCGCTTGGCGCAAATTGTATAGAAGCTCCGGCGATTAAAATTGTTGAACCGGAAAGTTATGAAGGTATCGATGCGGCAATTGCAAAGATTACAAGTTATCAATGGCTGATCTTCACCAGTACCAATGGTGTAGATCATTTCTTTAAGCGTTTGCGTAAAAAAGGGCTCGACAGCAGAGCGCTTGCAAATGCTAAAATTGCGGCAATCGGTGTTTCTACTGCCGATCAATTAGAGCGGTATGGAATTAAAGCAGATTGTATCCCGGTTCAGTTTAGAGCAGAAGGGATTATCGAAATATTAAAAGATGAAATTACTGCAGGAATGAAAATCTTGATTCCACGCGCAGCGGAAGCACGTGAAATATTGCCGGAAAAACTGCGTGAAATGGGTGCTGTCGTCGATGTTGCACATGTCTATCAGACCGTAATTGGTGAGGTGGATAGTCAACACTTGCTTGAAAAATTACAGGCAGACGAGATTGACTTAGTAACGTTTACCAGTTCTTCAACCGTGAAAAATTTATTGGATGTTTTAGGTGAAACTGGCAAAGCGTGTATTGTAAAAACAAAAACAGCTTGTATCGGTCCGATCACGGCCAAAACATGTTTTGATAACGGAATTGAGCCAACGGTTGTTGCTGAAGATTATACGATTACAGGTTTGGTGGATTCTATAGAAAAATTATTTCAATAA
- the hemC gene encoding hydroxymethylbilane synthase: protein MRKKLVIGTRGSKLALWQANHIADCLRKQYPDLDVILKHITTTGDKILDVPLAKIGGKGLFTKELEAEMLEGTIDLAVHSLKDMPTELPEGLTLAAITKRVDPGDALISPVYKTLENLPQGAKVGTSSLRRKAQLLSARPDLQICELRGNVDTRLKKLDTGDLDAIVLAAAGLKRLGWQAHITEILAKEICLPAVGQGALAIEARQHDAEVLEQLEFLNDRATRYAVTAERAFLKTVEGGCQVPVGVFGRLDETKLTVEAIIATIDGQTVIKDCITGDKEAAALLGKQLANRMLDAGGRKIMVDLGCMV, encoded by the coding sequence TTGAGAAAAAAACTAGTTATCGGTACGCGCGGCAGTAAGCTAGCGCTTTGGCAGGCAAATCATATTGCGGATTGTTTACGCAAGCAGTATCCTGATTTGGATGTGATATTAAAGCATATTACGACGACCGGCGATAAAATTCTTGATGTACCATTGGCTAAAATCGGCGGAAAAGGCTTATTTACAAAAGAACTGGAAGCAGAAATGCTGGAGGGTACGATTGATTTAGCCGTGCATAGTCTGAAGGATATGCCGACAGAATTGCCGGAAGGTTTGACTTTGGCGGCGATTACAAAGCGTGTAGATCCGGGGGATGCGCTGATTAGCCCGGTATATAAAACACTGGAAAATTTGCCGCAAGGAGCAAAAGTAGGAACTTCTAGTCTTAGAAGGAAAGCACAGCTCTTAAGTGCTCGACCTGATCTTCAAATTTGTGAATTGCGCGGTAATGTTGATACAAGATTGAAAAAATTGGATACAGGCGATTTGGATGCCATTGTTTTGGCTGCGGCTGGCTTAAAACGCCTTGGCTGGCAAGCGCATATTACGGAAATTTTGGCGAAAGAAATTTGTTTGCCGGCTGTAGGACAAGGTGCACTTGCAATTGAAGCACGGCAGCATGATGCAGAAGTTTTAGAGCAATTAGAATTTTTAAACGATAGAGCAACACGTTATGCGGTGACGGCGGAACGCGCTTTTTTAAAAACGGTTGAGGGCGGTTGTCAGGTACCTGTCGGCGTATTTGGACGACTCGATGAAACGAAGCTTACCGTAGAAGCAATTATCGCAACGATAGACGGACAGACTGTGATCAAAGACTGTATTACCGGCGATAAAGAGGCGGCGGCTCTACTTGGAAAGCAGCTTGCCAATCGTATGCTCGATGCCGGTGGACGTAAGATTATGGTTGATTTAGGCTGTATGGTGTAA